In the Arachis hypogaea cultivar Tifrunner chromosome 20, arahy.Tifrunner.gnm2.J5K5, whole genome shotgun sequence genome, CAACAAACATTGGTGGGGGTTGGCAATTGGCATATAAAGCAGTGGATGGAAAAAAGGAAGGAGGGTTCCAAAGGTTGTATTTGCATGCAGACCCTTCCATTGGTGCAGGGTCTCAGCATGGTTCATTTGTTGGGAATTCAGGGACTGATTTGCAATTAGCATTAGAGCGTGGTGAATCATTTCAAGCAGCAGCACTTGTGAGCCAATCAGTTCTTGCTCTTAATAAGGATAACACAATAAAGCCAGAAGCTGTTGCTAATAAAGGATCAGGCTGGGGTGCTCTGCTTGAACCTGGAGTTAAACGTGCATTGATTGTTGGAATTGGACTTCAAGCTCTTCAACAggtatatttattaacaatcatgATACTAATACTCTATATTTACTGTTAACAACTTTGATTATTTGTCTATTATACGCTTGATTATTTTGGCGacttatttagttttaaaaagaagTTTAATTGTTCTGTCGGTCCTTCTAGTTTTactgaattttcaattaagtctctatactttttttcttttcgattGAGTTCCTGTatcatatcagattttgtaattaagccTCTATCGTGGCAAAAACGCTAGAATTAACGAAATATTTCGTTAAACAAAACGAATATGCCTAATACTTGACTGAATATTCTACGTAGTTTGACAGAATATTCAATTAATTTCAATGTTTTTGTCACGGTAGAAACTtagttacaaaatctgatatagtatagggacctaattgaaaagaaaaaaaaaaaggaatatgtGTATAATATATACAAATCTATAGTGACTGATTTGATAGTTGATTTTTAGTATACATGAAAATTAAATATTTGTAGGgaccaaaacaaaaagaaaaaaaaatgcattcTACAAGGACtgaaaattaatttatacttACATTCAATAGTATATAACTTCAAATACATGTTGCAGGCTGCTGGCATAAATGGATTTCTATATTATGCTCCTCAAATCCTTGAGGAAGCAGGTGTTGGGGCACTTCTTTCAAGTTTTGGGATTACTGAAACATCAGCTTCTTTACTCGTAAATGTCATTATAACATTTTCTATGCTCCCTTGCATTGCTCTTTCCATGAAACTCATGGATATTGCAGGGAGGAGGTAAGTTTAActacaatttcaaaatttattatgtGGTTTAAATTTGCTTTAGCCTTTTCTTGTTGTTCAAGATATTCTTTCATAAAGGGTATTATAAGTtataatcatatctttctatagTCTTATTCGATAACTGTTCTAAGTCACAAAATACAAAGATACTGAGATAGTAGAGAGATAGTAAAAATTCGTCTATCTTCTTCGATCAGTTTATGTCTTTAGATCTCTGTATCTTTATTCAGAAACTGACCTCCACTTACATTCTTATATGCAAAATTTAAGGACAAATAATGCATCATTGATCTAAATGAGAATAATTATTTGTGAAATGCAGGGCACTATTGCTCAACACAATCCCCATCTTGATAGTGTCTCTAACAGTACTAGTACTAAGGGATTCATTCCCCATGATTTCTATTGTGAATGCAGCAGTAACAGCAACATGTGTCATTGTCTATGAGAGCATCTTCTGCATGGGATTTGGTGTGATTCCCAACATTATTTGTGCAGAGATTTTCCCAACAAGTGTGAGAGGAATATGCATCTCAATTTGTGCACTCACATTTTGGATCAGCACATTGATTGTCACATCTTCATTCCCATTCTTGCTGCATCAAATTGGACTCACTGGTGTCTTTTCATTGTTTGTTTGTGGTTGCCTCATTTCATGGGTGTTTGTTTACACAAAAGTTCCTGAGACAAAGGGCATGCCTTTAGAAGTCATCATCGAGTTCTTCACCATTGGTGCTAAGCCTGGAGCTGATCCTGCCACCATGGCAAGCTAAAAAGCTCGACGATCGTCGTCTTATTCGGTAATTATCTCAGAACAAGGATAGAGACATTGGAAGACACAACACAAAACtatttagagaaaaaaataaacaaaatgttTGTGTCTTTGCTTAACCCAAAATGGGACAATAAAAGAGTTTATAAAGACAAGTTTTCTATTTGTGTCTGAGATCATTGGCAAACAGAACattcataatattatcattattgtGATCACAAGGAATTGAAGCAGCAGTAGATATATAGTTTTGAGTCTTTAGTTGATTTTGATTCCAATTCCTATTGAGCGAGTTGAAGATTTCATTGGTGAAATGGAAATATTGGAACCTTTTTGCTGGTATGGATAAGATTGTGTGTCTTTTTTTCCTCCCTTGTActttgaaaaatagaaattacAATACAAATACTTAAACGACTTTAAGTgttatggattgataatattctAATCAAATTCTTGCACTTATAAAATTTGTAAGTAATAGGTGATTGAGTTAAACTACTTTATTACTAaatatctattaaaaaaaatttaatattaaacatACATACAAATAATATAAGTAACAAAATTTGTAAGCTTTGTTTGATTGGAGAGTTGCAAAAAAGTAATAGAGGAGAGGGAAGAGAAGTTGCAACTTCCCTGTCTCCCACTATTTTTCCACCACTTATCTCCAACCAAACAATTGAAGTGTCCATTTCCTTGTGTTGgacattttttttcttgtgaatgCTATGAAGAATTTCTCCTTGTATGAAGAGTTTGTGGACAAATGAAATCAAGACACGTATGAGGTTGTTAACTTTGCACGacagaacttgtcttatttaacatttattaattattgttaaaattaattaatactaaataagacaaatttagaccttttttttttgtcttcctaccTAACATTACCGGTTATACAAATACATTACAATGAGCCATAGTATAGTACAAGTGATAGTTGTTCGAATTGCTTAAATGCCATTTTGTGGTTGATGGTTAGAAGAATATATCAATACCCTTATCAATTACAAAGAATTTTTTTCATCCAATAGTAAAAATAGGGTGACCATGCAGGCATGAAAACATATCCAAAAATTTCAGACCTTCTTCATTCACTACCTTAATACAGATTCTACAGTCCTATACTGCATTTTTTTTCACCCTAAAGTGAAACTCCAACATCAGCAATCACTGAATGATCCCATTCTGCCCTTTAACTAATATCTTCTTGGATATAACAGATTTCATCTCTTCTACCACCGTATTTGGACAATTCATGGCAATCAAGTTCTGTCATTTAGAAGGATTCCCATTGCTTTTCCCAGCATTCCCACCATTAGCAAGTGAGGCCTGAAATGCACGCGTAatctgaaaaaataaataaataaataaaaaaccatTAGCTTCCACATACATTTTATTGTAAATTTGTGATACATAATAGGAAAACAAACTTGTCTATTCATTGTTCTGCATAGTTTCTATCTACTCCCATAACTCCCCCTCAAGATTGATATTGTGTACATTCCAAGACTCGAGAAAAACACTATAAAGAACATAATGAGAAGGAGGGTTACCAATGGAGTAAGGAGTGTAGCGAGCTCAGGAGTCATGTTTGGGGTAGCAACATGTTGTAGGACTAGAGTTACAGCATTCTCAAATTCACGTCTACTTTTAGTCTCTCTTTCCAATCGTGCTCGCAGATCTACAATTTCCTGTTTCATCTGAGTAAAGGGGGCACTTTCTAGGCATTTGCCTCCACATCTTGTTTGCTCTTCAGCCTCAAATAATTGTGTTTTGCAGGGTCCTAAACCCAAACCTCTGATTCTACCAGAATGCTCCTCTCCGAGCGCTTGGGCAAGGGAATCGTCTGGTCCAACTGTTGGTGAACAGTTCCCTTCAGTCTCAATACGAGTAATTTCGTCCTATTGTGAACATTCCAGCATTAGTGTTGGGGAAGAGACTGACCAAAAGAATGGAAATGAAATGCGCAAACTGTAAACAGTGGATATTGTTCATTTGTTCAACAGGTTAACGTTGCACTGTAATCCTTACAATTTGTAAAAAGTGTTAAAGCTTAGCAAAGAAGCATGCAAAGCCAATTTTCTCATTCCAACAATTATTATTGGGCAGAGAGAGTAATAGAACGCTGATGCTATGACTTCAAATCCCATATGCACTCCAAATATTTAAAGGCTATAATTAATCATATGATTAACTAAACTACATAGtttgtaataataaaaataataaactaaaaaaaataacccAAAATAAAGAGGTGctttcaaaattataatttccttTATACACAAGCTCCAATTGTTCATTTAGAAGAGAGATTAATCAACAGTTAGAGGACAATTACACCGACCGAGATTATCCCCCCTGCCTCACAAAAACTCAACTAAACTGCAGTCAATTTTTTCCTCAATATTCCCACTTTAGAAGTAACTTTACTCAAGCATACCTTTTGGGCCAATGCTAAAGAGTGGAAAGATATCAAAGTCTAAAATTAAAACCGTGTCTCCTAGAAAAAAtgataaaacaaatttaaaatttctgcaaGAAATCTTACACAAATAGCTCGGATTTCATCGTTTGGATATGATCCATCAGGTCTAGTATGCATGGCAATAAAAACTTTCCCCCTACTAACCGGTTCTCCATTCTCAACTTCCTACACATTTTCAAAACATTCATTAGAACTAATAAAGCATTGGaacaacagaaaaataaatatcgACCAATCATACAATCACCATCTCATGCCGTTTCCTTGCTAAGCTCTTGGACCCTAAACGATGCACAACTGATAGTTTCTCCCGACTTTCAGCATTTTTTCTGCACATTTCCTGCAATGTACATACATTAGAGAGGGGGGAGAGAGGGGTGATCAATGTGAAATAATTGTATCGTATAAATCATATAATTGATCTACTTACCACAGTGTTTGGATCCAAACGATAATCAATAAATTGAATCCAGTGATCTCGAGTTATCTCAGGAGGGTGATTAGCATAGTTCTCTTCTTTACTGAGTTCTGGATCATAATATTTATGAAAAACTTCAGATCGATTCTCCTTCCACTTTTCCCCAATCCTTTGGATTATAATCTTCTTCACTAGATCATCGTTTATAATGAACTTATCCTTTCAATGCACAGAAAACGATCAATAAATTAGTTACAAGTTATAtgaagtttaaaataagaaaccTTCGACATAATTGTTACTTAAACTAAGTTTTACCTTTATCTTGCTATCAAAAATCTCCTCCTTAAGATTTTTAGGAACTTTAGGCCAAGACTTATAGCAAATAGGAAGAGCAGCAAAATTGGCACCCAATTGTCCAAGAGCTTGTCCTAAGAGGCCAGCTGCCTCACCAACTGGTTGTTTCCAATCATTAAGTGGCAACACCACTTTGGTGCCACTGGGAAGGTTCCAAAGATCCTTCAATTTCAAATATGCTACTTTTGTAACTCCAGAAGCATCTGTGAGTTATATTTGTCAGAACATCAAATTAGGAAAGAACACAAGACATACCCACAAATTACCTTTTACATCAACAGTCCAAAATTTGCGGTTTTCACGGGTCCGACGTTGAGTTTGGTCAGAAGGGGGATCCTGTGAAGGAACTTCTGAGAATGGTGAGACATCAATTGATGCTAGTGTGGCATGAGAAGTTGGTGGTGGAGCATCAAATGAAGGTATTAGGGCCTCGGGAAATGATGGGGCCTCAGAAGATGATGAGGCCTCGGAGGACGATGGAGCATCAGCTGAAGATGCCGGCACTTGAGTAGATAGTGCAGCATGAATTGATGGTTGTTGAGCTTGTGAAGGAGCTTCCTCCCATGGGTAGTGCCTTAGTTGAGTTTGGGTGGCAAGTGGGGCTTGTGAAGGAGCCACTGTGGAGGGTGTTGATGAGGCTTGAGCTGATGGTGGAGCATTAATCAATGGTTTCTGGGCTTGAAAAGTTGGTGGTGGAGTTTGAGTAGATGGTGGAGCATCAACTGAAAGTGGTAGGGCTTGCAAAGGAGCTTTTGTGCGTTGCCGACGCCTAGGCCAAGATTGGGTGGCTGATAGGGGTTGAGGAGGTTCTTGAGATAGTGTGGCATCAATCCACACTAATGGGGTTTGATTAGGTAGTGGAGCATCATTCAATGGTGGTGGAACTTGAGCAACTGGTGTAGCAGTAGTTGATGGTGGTGGGGCATTAGCAGTTGCTGGATTGTTAGTTGATAGTGGAGGGGATTGAGTTGAAGCTTTATTTCCTCCTTTCCTAGGTGGAACACCGAAACGTGAAACCCTAGGCATAGTACAACTTTGTAAAGAAATTAGTCATGTTGTTTAATCACAATAGCTTATGAGAATGAGAAAATAATTACGAATCTAGTTAATAGTTATTCTGATATAACATACACATAACAACTAGAAAGAAACAAGTTTATCATTCTTGACTAAAGTACAACTGAAGCAGCAccagcaacaacaataacaacaaagccttgtaCCATTAGGTTGGGTTGGCTATATGGATCAGTTAAGGTTAAAGTAACTTGCTATAAACTCTGTCAAAAAAAAAACTTGCTATGCAGCATATCTGTTCTAGACTCTAGAGACAATAATCAAACCTTGTAACActggtttttcttattttctttttccctaCTAGCCATTGGATTACATTTCCATCTACTTTCTTTTTTGCAGCTTGTATAGGTCTTCTTCAATCTGCACGGATAACTAAATCGTCTAAAGTAGAAACCCTCTTATCAACAAAACTTCCTACCTTATTTTCTCCTTAATGCATCCATTCCTAACCATATTTTTTCGAAATTATTCACCCATGAAAATCCACATTCAACAGCTACCACATTAAgttaaaatatattcttaaacaATAAACTTAAGCAAGATGAGGAAAACCTGAATTCTCCAATAGTATAATACAGAAATAACCCTTTTTAACAATGCAATGTAATAGTACTATCTAGTTCTACATATACACATTAATTGCACCTGAGAACGAGAAATAATCAGTTTTATACTTCTGAAGCACAATATCACATTGATCAAGAGCTTCAAAGATCTACAAATTAACTTAATTTCACACTTTTTACCCGAATGCGAAAATTTGAAAGCTTTAAAATCTATTAATCTGAAATTCTGAATATAAACACTATTATATATCTATGAACCCTAAATCCACATTCAAAACGTGTAGaagcaaagaaaacaacaaaatttaCAAAACAAAGAATGGAATCTCACAGTGTGGAGCTACAATTGACGAACAACAGCAGAACAGAGATCGAAGCGTAGCGTATCAGTGGAGTTACGAGCTCCACAGTGTGGCAGCTTCGCAGCTTTCAGCGTTTGCTTTTGCCAACGCTTGTGTTCCGTGTGATTAAATTGGAAATGAGGTGTTGTAAATTACCACTTGTTATGTGGTGAGTTTGCAAATCCCTAACAAAGCAAGCCTCATTCTGCTATTTTTAgtaagtttcttattttattaaaagtttaattattctattggtctttataattttatcaaatttgcaattagatttttatactttttttttaattgaatccctacactttaattttataattaggtcattTCTAGATATCTATCGTTAAGAACTTAATTAGATATTTGACTAcatattttttgagaaaaatatttcattaattttaacataaacataataaagagtcaataaaaaaaaaaggtataaagacttaattaaaaatttggtaaaactaagAACTAACGGAAAAATTAAACCTTATTAATATTAAAGAAGctaaacaaaaacaagaaaatattttttattttaaaccaaTTGAAAGGATAATCAAAATTTACAGACACCTTTTATTCATTGCACTAGCTCTTCCtagaccttttttttttttttcaatttttattgaaGGTGGGCGGTAGCATAAAGTAagatttttcataaatataaacatttcaaattataaattattagtgAAAATAAGTATCATGGAGGAGGCAATTTACGTGTAgaatagttttattttgtttcatttattttaggtattcttttcctttctttttattacctattaatttacttttttataaattaaatgtgAATAATagtaatgaattttattttagctAAGATAGTAACtatataatatactaaaactataAGATTATGAATTTAACAAGTTAACAAATTTTCTTTTATAAACTATATAATATAGCCAacattttagaaagaaaatttgtaCACCAACTTTTCTTTCTATATCTCCATTACATATATAGTAGGGAAGAATCGAAGATACATAAAACCCAGTGGAGATTTGTTAAAAATTGTAAACAACGGGTATATGATTGTAAACAAACAATGGGGTCTTATATATAGGAAAAATCTCTTCACTTacataaaaatgattaaaaacaaTTAACACAATCATAATTATTCTTCTAACTTTCCAATTCTACTCGATCGTTTAGAAGCTTTATATTCCAGTAACAGTGCAATCTGAGTCTTCATTCGTAGTTACTTCATAGTTTAGCTTTATACAACAATTCACCAAGTAAATTCTTTCAAAGTAAATCATCAATTTTCTTGGTCATATGATAAGAGGCTATAATATTGTTTGCAAGTTCTTTTTCCCCTTCACATTTTACACTTAGCTTCTCATCATGAAAATTGAACATGCACAAATTGTTTTGCAGTTGGTTTCTCTTACACACTAGCTTCATTTCTCATATTTTACATTAACAACTTTCCAATTGGTCCAGTTCTGCCCTTCACCTACCATAAATAATCATACAAATCAAGTTCTATGAGAAGAACTTCCATTGCTTAGCCAACATTCCCAGCATTATCACATGTAGCTTGAAGAGCACGTGTAAGCTGAAAAAGATACTATCATGTAAGAAAATAGGAGGAAAAGACGTAAACACTAAAAATAGCAAATTAGCAACCACATAGATGCCACAGTACTATatcaaattaaaacaaatttgacTTTCTATTGCTAATTTGCATTTATCCAATTGCAAACATGATTCTTATAATATGTGGATCATACATAATAATAGCTTCAAAGGAGCATTTGCAATGTTGCTAAATATCTTAGCACGACTAAAATGCAAAATCTGGGGATTTTAGTTT is a window encoding:
- the LOC112783319 gene encoding uncharacterized protein isoform X2; this translates as MPRVSRFGVPPRKGGNKASTQSPPLSTNNPATANAPPPSTTATPVAQVPPPLNDAPLPNQTPLVWIDATLSQEPPQPLSATQSWPRRRQRTKAPLQALPLSVDAPPSTQTPPPTFQAQKPLINAPPSAQASSTPSTVAPSQAPLATQTQLRHYPWEEAPSQAQQPSIHAALSTQVPASSADAPSSSEASSSSEAPSFPEALIPSFDAPPPTSHATLASIDVSPFSEVPSQDPPSDQTQRRTRENRKFWTVDVKDASGVTKVAYLKLKDLWNLPSGTKVVLPLNDWKQPVGEAAGLLGQALGQLGANFAALPICYKSWPKVPKNLKEEIFDSKIKDKFIINDDLVKKIIIQRIGEKWKENRSEVFHKYYDPELSKEENYANHPPEITRDHWIQFIDYRLDPNTVEMCRKNAESREKLSVVHRLGSKSLARKRHEMEVENGEPVSRGKVFIAMHTRPDGSYPNDEIRAICDEITRIETEGNCSPTVGPDDSLAQALGEEHSGRIRGLGLGPCKTQLFEAEEQTRCGGKCLESAPFTQMKQEIVDLRARLERETKSRREFENAVTLVLQHVATPNMTPELATLLTPLITRAFQASLANGGNAGKSNGNPSK
- the LOC112783319 gene encoding uncharacterized protein isoform X1, coding for MPRVSRFGVPPRKGGNKASTQSPPLSTNNPATANAPPPSTTATPVAQVPPPLNDAPLPNQTPLVWIDATLSQEPPQPLSATQSWPRRRQRTKAPLQALPLSVDAPPSTQTPPPTFQAQKPLINAPPSAQASSTPSTVAPSQAPLATQTQLRHYPWEEAPSQAQQPSIHAALSTQVPASSADAPSSSEASSSSEAPSFPEALIPSFDAPPPTSHATLASIDVSPFSEVPSQDPPSDQTQRRTRENRKFWTVDVKDASGVTKVAYLKLKDLWNLPSGTKVVLPLNDWKQPVGEAAGLLGQALGQLGANFAALPICYKSWPKVPKNLKEEIFDSKIKDKFIINDDLVKKIIIQRIGEKWKENRSEVFHKYYDPELSKEENYANHPPEITRDHWIQFIDYRLDPNTVEMCRKNAESREKLSVVHRLGSKSLARKRHEMVIEVENGEPVSRGKVFIAMHTRPDGSYPNDEIRAICDEITRIETEGNCSPTVGPDDSLAQALGEEHSGRIRGLGLGPCKTQLFEAEEQTRCGGKCLESAPFTQMKQEIVDLRARLERETKSRREFENAVTLVLQHVATPNMTPELATLLTPLITRAFQASLANGGNAGKSNGNPSK